In Bacillus sp. FJAT-45037, the following are encoded in one genomic region:
- a CDS encoding ABC transporter permease, producing the protein MDIMQILALVVPAAIFAAAPLILTALGGLFSERAGVVNIGLEGLMVMGAFTAIVTTLTLEGMGMGGMSVILLALVISVLIGAFFSLFHAVASITFRADQIVSGVALNFLAVGLTVFLVRLLYNKGQTDYISNRIYRTDIEFLSLSEWPIVGPLFFSNVHFTSYMAILLAVIVYLVVFYTPFGLRLRSVGEHPMAADTMGINVNRMRYLGVMLSGAFAGLGGAVFALTVTGNFSGTTIVGQGFMALAALIFGKWNPLGALGAALFFGLAQALSITGQQIPLLAGVPPVFLMIAPYVLTILALAGFVGRAEAPKAIGKPYIKGSR; encoded by the coding sequence ATGGATATCATGCAAATACTTGCACTTGTTGTTCCGGCTGCTATTTTTGCAGCGGCACCGCTTATTTTAACGGCATTAGGTGGACTATTCAGTGAACGTGCGGGTGTCGTTAATATTGGTTTAGAAGGTCTGATGGTTATGGGGGCATTCACAGCAATCGTAACGACGTTAACCTTAGAAGGCATGGGAATGGGTGGCATGAGTGTCATTTTACTTGCCTTAGTGATATCAGTTTTAATCGGAGCGTTTTTCTCGTTATTTCATGCGGTTGCATCGATTACGTTCCGTGCCGACCAAATTGTTAGTGGAGTGGCTCTAAACTTCCTTGCTGTTGGTTTAACGGTATTCTTAGTACGTCTCCTGTACAATAAAGGTCAGACAGATTATATTTCAAATCGTATTTACCGAACAGATATTGAATTCTTATCACTAAGTGAGTGGCCAATTGTTGGTCCATTATTCTTCTCGAATGTTCACTTTACGTCCTATATGGCAATTCTCCTTGCGGTCATAGTGTATCTAGTTGTCTTCTATACACCATTTGGTCTTCGTCTCCGCTCTGTTGGGGAACACCCGATGGCAGCAGACACGATGGGGATTAATGTGAATCGCATGCGTTATCTTGGTGTCATGCTTAGTGGCGCATTCGCTGGACTTGGTGGAGCGGTATTTGCTCTAACGGTTACAGGGAACTTCTCGGGTACAACAATTGTTGGTCAAGGGTTCATGGCGCTTGCTGCATTAATCTTCGGAAAATGGAACCCACTAGGTGCACTTGGGGCTGCGTTATTCTTTGGACTTGCTCAAGCATTAAGTATCACAGGACAACAAATTCCACTATTAGCAGGTGTACCGCCAGTTTTCTTAATGATTGCACCATATGTGTTAACGATTCTTGCATTAGCAGGCTTTGTCGGACGTGCTGAAGCACCGAAAGCCATCGGGAAACCGTACATTAAGGGTTCAAGATAA
- a CDS encoding ABC transporter permease, protein MAKWLPKGRLLSWSIPLIAVFLGVFIGAIIMLISGYNPITGYTALIKGIFSDSYYLGETIRMMTPLILAGLAVAFAFRTGLFNIGVEGQLIVGWLASVYVGIAFDLPAILHLPMAILAGALAGAVWGFIPGLLKARFHVHEVIVTIMMNYIALFSANAIIRTYLIVPGERTDSINQSASLSSPLLQSLTDYSRLHWGFVVAVLACVIMWFILWRTTKGYELRAVGLNQHASQYAGMNVQRNIILSMLISGSFAGVAGAMEGLGTYGYMSILSGFSGVGFDGIAVALLGANTAVGVILASFLFGGLKIGALNMQSQAGVPTELVEIVIALIIFFVASSYIIRWVMNRVKKEDI, encoded by the coding sequence ATAGCAAAATGGCTTCCTAAAGGTCGATTATTGTCTTGGTCTATTCCTTTGATTGCTGTATTTTTAGGGGTTTTTATTGGGGCAATTATTATGCTTATCAGTGGATACAATCCGATTACAGGATACACTGCATTAATTAAAGGAATCTTTAGTGACTCCTACTACCTTGGAGAAACGATTCGAATGATGACACCGCTTATATTAGCAGGTCTCGCAGTTGCTTTTGCGTTTCGAACAGGTTTATTTAACATTGGTGTAGAAGGACAATTAATTGTTGGTTGGTTGGCTTCTGTTTATGTCGGAATTGCCTTTGATCTTCCTGCAATCCTTCACTTACCAATGGCGATTTTAGCAGGAGCGCTTGCCGGAGCAGTATGGGGTTTCATTCCTGGATTATTAAAAGCAAGATTTCATGTACATGAAGTTATCGTCACAATCATGATGAATTACATTGCTCTATTCTCGGCTAATGCTATTATTCGTACGTACTTAATTGTACCAGGAGAGAGAACCGATTCAATTAATCAATCGGCTTCTCTTTCATCACCATTATTACAATCGCTGACAGATTACTCAAGGCTACATTGGGGATTTGTGGTAGCGGTATTAGCTTGTGTGATTATGTGGTTTATTTTATGGAGAACAACAAAAGGGTATGAATTACGTGCAGTAGGGCTCAACCAGCATGCCTCACAATACGCTGGGATGAATGTTCAACGTAATATTATTTTATCTATGCTCATTAGTGGTAGCTTTGCCGGTGTCGCAGGTGCGATGGAGGGGCTTGGAACATACGGATATATGAGTATCTTATCAGGTTTCTCAGGAGTTGGATTTGACGGGATCGCCGTCGCCCTTCTTGGTGCAAACACAGCCGTTGGTGTCATTCTTGCTTCATTCTTATTTGGCGGTTTAAAGATTGGTGCGCTAAATATGCAATCACAAGCGGGTGTTCCGACAGAGTTAGTTGAAATTGTTATCGCGTTAATTATATTCTTTGTAGCTTCTAGTTACATCATTCGCTGGGTTATGAACCGTGTGAAGAAGGAGGACATCTAA